TTCTGGTGCAATTACAGCACAGATTTTACGTGCAAGCCACCTTGCCTTTGTTCAATTTCTGGCCTTCCTGCTTTTCCCTGCTACTAAGAAACTTCCTAAAGACACCCTGCCTTTATATGATGTAATTCTTGGTCTTGCAGGTGCCGGCTGCTGGATGTATATCGTAATTAACTTTCAGCAGCTTGTACGCCGTTCCGGAAATAACACAACACTCGACGTAATCATTGGTATCATAGGTATTCTGATTCTTTTTGAAAGCTGCCGACGCATTGTTGGACTTCCAATTATGATTATTGCCGGAACATTTGTAATTTATGCTTTTGTCGGAAAATATCTTCCTGGATTCCTTCACCACAGAGGTTATTCCCTTCAGCGTGTAGTTTGTCATCTTTTCTATAACACAGAAGGTATTATGGGAACTCCTATCGGAGCCTGTTCAACCTTTATCTTCCTGTTTATTCTCTTTGGTGCACTTCTTGAAAAGACTGGTATTGGACAGTTCTTTATTGATCTTTGTAACGCAATTGCCGGTGGTGCGAGCGGTGGACCTGCTAAAGTTGCAGTTCTTTCATCTGCTCTCCTTGGAACAGTTTCCGGTTCGTCGGTTTCTAATACTGTTGGATCAGGTTCTTTCACAATTCCTATGATGAAACGCCTCGGCTACAAAGGAGAATTTGCCGGTGCAGTTGAAGCAGCTGCTTCTACAGGTGGACAGCTTATGCCTCCAATCATGGGTGCTGCAGCTTTCCTCATGGCAGAAAGCCTTGGTATGCCATATATCACAATTGTAAAGGCTGCCATTATTCCTGCTATCCTTTATTTCACAGGAATTTTTATTACAGTACATCTTGAAGCTAAAAAACTTGGTCTTAAAGGAATGCCAAAAGATAAGCTTCCACGCTTCCTTCCTTTGTTCCTCAGCAAAGGTGTTATGATTCTTCCTTTAGTTGTAATCATCTGGTTCCTCTGTGCTGGAAAAACAGCAGTTTACGCAGCCCTTATGGGAATTGTAGCCTGTCTTGTAATTGGAATTGTAGTTTCTATCGTAGACCTGGCAAAAGGAAGAAAACCAACATTCGGTTCAAAAGACCTTATTGATGTTATGTGTGCCGCCGCTCGAAATATCATCAGCGTAGCGATTGCCTGTGGTATGGCTGGAATTATTATTGGTGTAGTAACTCTTACAGGCCTTGGTCTTAAGCTTGGTGCAGGTCTTGTAGCACTTGCAGGCGGAAAACTCTTCCTCACTTTGATTTTTACAATGCTTGCTTCAATCATTCTTGGTATGGGTGCTCCTACAACAGCAAACTACCTGATTACTTCAACAATTACTGCCGGAGCTATCATTCAGCTTGGTGTTCAGCCACTCGCTGCACACATGTTTGCATTCTACTTTGGAATTATTGCAGACGTTACTCCTCCGGTTGCCCTTGCAGCCATTGCCGGTGCCGCCATAGCAAAAGCACGACCTATGAAAACTGCCTTTAATGCTACAAAACTTGCAATCGGAGCATTTATCATTCCGTATATGTTTGTTTATAACTCACAGATGCTTATGATTGATGCATCAATTGGACGTATTCTTTTCATTATTGCAACTGCCTTAATCGGTATGTTCGGTATCAGCGTTGCACTTGAAGGCTATGGATTTAATTTCACAGGACTTCTTCATGGAACTGACAAACCGGTTGCATTAAAAACTACTTTTGATGTTGTTGAGCGTGTTCTTTTTGCAATTGCCGGACTTCTTTGTGTAATTCCAGAAACAAGGTCAGATATTATTGGTCTCAGTATGATTGCAATTCTGATTGCTTACCAGCTGATTACCAAAAGAATTTTATTGACGAAGAAACAGTAAAATTATTATTTTATATATAAGAGGTACAAAATATTATGAAAATCAAACCATTAGCAGATCGTGTTCTTGTAAAGAACGACAAAGCAGAAACTAAAACAGCAAGCGGACTCATTATCCCGGAAGCTGCACAGGAAAAAACTCAGACTGCTACTGTAGTTGAAGTTGGACCTGGAACTGATGAAAATAAAATCACAGTAAAGAAAGGCGACAGAATTATGTACGACAAATATGCCGGAACTCAGGTAAAGATTGACGGTGAAGATCACCTCATTCTCCGCATGAGTGATATCATTGCTGTTATTGAGTAATGTGTAAGACCGCTGACGGCCGTTGTTCAATAGCAAACCGTTAAAAAAATTGCGAAAGCAATTTTTAGGTTTACCACTTAAGCTTATCTTTTAGCATGGATGCCCTTGCGTTATCAGGATACAAAGAAGCTGCGTATTCTGCTGAACGGAGGGCATTTTTTATATCCCCGTCACTAGCATAAATACAGGCAATTCTATACAAAATTTCAGAACGCTTTGCATTACTGCTTTCACGACCAGCAGTCTTTCCATACAAATCCAGGGCTTTAAGCTTTTTTCCAAGAGATATATAAATACTTCCAAGATTCAGACAGGTTGATGTAGAAACAGACTGAGAAATATAGCCATCTTCCAGCAGACCTGCGCTCTCATAAACACAATATTCATGAAGTCTAAGAGCTTCATCTGCCATTTTATAATAAGCAGCAAACCAGGCACCAAATTCCATCATAGAAAGATCATATCCACGGGCTTTATCTATAAACTGTTCCCAGAAATCACGCTTTGAATCATATTCACTGATATCTGTTACATGATCATAAAAAAGCTTCCAGGCATCATCATACTGCTTTGTATTAAGCAGGAAATTAAGCGCATACTGAACAAGAAGTCCTTTTAACTCTCCGTCTTCATTAAGACTGTTTTCTAGCATATTCCAGAGATCGCGGTTTTTATCTTTTTCTGATATTGATGAGTCTGTTTTATAACGAAGATCAAGTTTTGCAATATTCAGATACGGATCATTAGTACGGCGAAGAGCTTCGTCAATTCTGTAAAGAGCATCACTCATTGGAATTTTACGGCGGTTATCATAACGCTCCATTTCCAGAGTTGAGATACCGGCTTTTCTGAGAGCAGCAATTTCAGTATCTTCCTCACGCTCAAGATTAGAACGATAAGCAAAATCTGCATATAAAATTAAACCCGGTACATTGTCTGGCCAGCGGTTTACAACATAGAAAAGAAGATCAGCATTCTGGTCATCCATTCCCTGATTTTGAGCCCATCTTGCACTGTTCAGAATTATATTAGAAAGAAATTCCTCATCACTTTTACGAACCTTAAGTTCATCAAGATTCATTACAATACCGCGTCGTGCATTTTCTGCAGCTTCCATTTCGGAAACAGCCATATACGAATCTGATTCCAGTGCAGTAAGAAGGACTGGAGAAGTTTTAAAAGTAACAGTTCCCTGATATCCGGTCATGAGACGGCGGGCTTCTTCAATTGCATCAATTGAATCATAAAACTGTCCGGCATCATAGCAGACCATAGCCCAGAAATATGCATCATCAGCATCAAGGAAGAAAGCAGGATTTAAGCTTGCTGCAAGGTTGTAATCACCGTTTATAAGATTGAAAGCTGCGCAGTTACGTAATAAAACCGGATTCTTTGAAGTCTTATAAGCATCTAAGAAAATCTGATAAAATTCCTTTCGGGTATAAAATGTAAAAGCATTATCACCTGAAGCTGCTGCCTTTTCTGCTGAATCCCGAAGAATATACTCTGAATATAAGGAAGCGTATTTAGTTCCGCGTAATTTCTCCGCAACCTTCCCAGCATCCCCGAGGCGGCCTTCTCTCAACAAAAATGCCGCATACACAGCCTGCAGTTCAAGATTACCGCCGTTTTTCTTCAGCGACTTCTTAAGGAGTTTCTCGGCCTTTTCAGATTCGCCGAGAGTTATATATCTTTTGTAAATGCCGATGTAAGTCCACGAATCGTAAGTCCGCTTTTCAACTTTTTTGAGTTCCTTCAAAGCCGACTGCATCTGATTCTGCATTACAAGAGCGTCAATAACATCAAACTGGCTTGTTAACGAGTTTTGTTCTGCCCTCATCCGACAAGCGGGAAAGCAGAACAAAATCAAAGAAAAAAATATAAATGTAAGAATTATTTTTTTAAGCTCTTTTCGGCTCATCTTTTCCTATTTTATCAAGCACTGCATTAATAAACTTATAGGAATCATCAGTGTCAAAGTCTTTGGCAATATTTACAGCCTCATCAATGACAATCTTTGGCTCAGCGCCGTTCTGGAACAAAAGCTCATAAACACTTGTACGAAGAATTGCAAGTGCAACACGGCTTATACGTTCCATACTCCATGATGCAGAAAGATGACTTTCAATAAGCTTATCAATTTCATCTATATGACTTATTGTACCAGCAATTATCAAACTTGCAAATGTTCGCTCTTCTTTTGAAGTTTCTGAAAGTTCAACAACAGGCTGTTCAGCCGGATCAATACTTCCATCAACCTCAACATCCTTCTGCAACCATTCAAAAGAAAGAAGGTCGTCCAAAGAAGCTTTAGTTACATCCCATGAATAAACTGCCTGAAAAGCAATTACTCTACCATTTCTTCTGGACACTTAGTTCCCCCAATCAA
The Treponema bryantii DNA segment above includes these coding regions:
- a CDS encoding TRAP transporter permease produces the protein MDKQTPAEHSAIDNILPTSNEDEMKKLMQNLDREQAYREHKCWRQYITVIVSIIFVAFQLYATLSGAITAQILRASHLAFVQFLAFLLFPATKKLPKDTLPLYDVILGLAGAGCWMYIVINFQQLVRRSGNNTTLDVIIGIIGILILFESCRRIVGLPIMIIAGTFVIYAFVGKYLPGFLHHRGYSLQRVVCHLFYNTEGIMGTPIGACSTFIFLFILFGALLEKTGIGQFFIDLCNAIAGGASGGPAKVAVLSSALLGTVSGSSVSNTVGSGSFTIPMMKRLGYKGEFAGAVEAAASTGGQLMPPIMGAAAFLMAESLGMPYITIVKAAIIPAILYFTGIFITVHLEAKKLGLKGMPKDKLPRFLPLFLSKGVMILPLVVIIWFLCAGKTAVYAALMGIVACLVIGIVVSIVDLAKGRKPTFGSKDLIDVMCAAARNIISVAIACGMAGIIIGVVTLTGLGLKLGAGLVALAGGKLFLTLIFTMLASIILGMGAPTTANYLITSTITAGAIIQLGVQPLAAHMFAFYFGIIADVTPPVALAAIAGAAIAKARPMKTAFNATKLAIGAFIIPYMFVYNSQMLMIDASIGRILFIIATALIGMFGISVALEGYGFNFTGLLHGTDKPVALKTTFDVVERVLFAIAGLLCVIPETRSDIIGLSMIAILIAYQLITKRILLTKKQ
- a CDS encoding co-chaperone GroES, which produces MKIKPLADRVLVKNDKAETKTASGLIIPEAAQEKTQTATVVEVGPGTDENKITVKKGDRIMYDKYAGTQVKIDGEDHLILRMSDIIAVIE
- the nusB gene encoding transcription antitermination factor NusB, which gives rise to MSRRNGRVIAFQAVYSWDVTKASLDDLLSFEWLQKDVEVDGSIDPAEQPVVELSETSKEERTFASLIIAGTISHIDEIDKLIESHLSASWSMERISRVALAILRTSVYELLFQNGAEPKIVIDEAVNIAKDFDTDDSYKFINAVLDKIGKDEPKRA